In one window of Corynebacterium mycetoides DNA:
- the cas7e gene encoding type I-E CRISPR-associated protein Cas7/Cse4/CasC: MSLIIDVHALQTIPPSLINRDDTGAPKSAIFGGVPRQRVSSQSWKRAIRSYFHDNVDPEMIGARSTRLPEKIAKATQQMAGWDVETSISRVQDLFGAAKIKTEVAKPKKSQGAEEATDASPYPRTGYLLFLSPHQVEKAAELLVSKNGDKISKSEAQSVLNGEHSADIAMFGRMVADDAAFNVDAAVQVAHALGIHASSPEFDYFTAVDDLAAEGQETGAGMIGTVQMMSSTMYRYATINVDGLTENLGSAEAARNAAGHFIDAFAKALPTGKVNTFANQTLPELIYVAVRDTRPVSFVNAFEEPIETSNASGRRLAGAEALANEAEQVEKVYGFKPLAAFVSGLNNLNEPFDDIADYVSFDELIERTRAAVAAAQGETA; encoded by the coding sequence ATGTCCCTCATCATTGACGTCCACGCCCTCCAGACCATCCCCCCGTCCTTGATCAACCGAGACGACACCGGCGCTCCGAAATCCGCCATTTTTGGTGGCGTTCCGCGTCAGCGGGTTTCCTCCCAGTCGTGGAAGAGGGCCATCCGCAGCTACTTCCACGACAATGTGGACCCTGAAATGATCGGTGCACGTTCGACCCGGCTTCCTGAGAAGATTGCCAAGGCGACGCAGCAGATGGCGGGGTGGGACGTGGAGACGTCCATTTCGCGTGTGCAAGATCTCTTCGGCGCTGCAAAAATCAAAACCGAGGTCGCGAAACCGAAGAAGTCACAGGGGGCGGAGGAAGCGACCGATGCATCGCCCTACCCCCGCACGGGCTATTTGTTGTTCCTCAGCCCGCATCAGGTCGAAAAGGCTGCGGAGCTGCTGGTGAGCAAGAACGGGGACAAGATCTCCAAGTCGGAAGCTCAAAGTGTTCTGAACGGGGAGCACTCCGCGGATATCGCCATGTTTGGTCGCATGGTGGCTGACGATGCCGCATTCAATGTTGACGCGGCCGTGCAGGTTGCGCACGCCCTGGGCATTCACGCCTCGAGCCCTGAGTTTGATTACTTCACGGCAGTGGATGATCTGGCGGCCGAGGGACAGGAGACGGGTGCTGGAATGATTGGCACCGTTCAAATGATGTCCTCCACGATGTATAGGTATGCCACCATCAACGTTGATGGGCTGACTGAGAATCTGGGATCCGCGGAGGCGGCTCGCAATGCTGCTGGTCATTTCATCGACGCATTCGCCAAGGCTCTCCCCACAGGAAAGGTCAACACCTTCGCCAACCAGACTTTGCCTGAGCTCATCTACGTCGCGGTTCGCGATACTCGCCCAGTCAGTTTCGTCAACGCGTTTGAGGAGCCCATTGAAACGAGCAACGCCTCGGGGCGACGTCTCGCGGGAGCAGAGGCGCTGGCGAACGAAGCAGAGCAAGTGGAGAAGGTCTACGGCTTCAAGCCTCTAGCGGCATTTGTCAGCGGTCTGAACAACCTGAACGAGCCGTTCGATGACATCGCCGATTACGTGTCGTTCGATGAACTGATCGAGCGCACCCGGGCTGCAGTCGCGGCAGCACAGGGAGAGACAGCGTGA
- the casB gene encoding type I-E CRISPR-associated protein Cse2/CasB: protein MTTQYGAGSDGPRLRVAVGATADYLQSSYLGLRDDRGSSEAKAALAQLRRNASLSASDNPVGVQETLLLLNPGLSEGELGKGNQVSPSEWAAYQAMALFARHMQSARNPVHTTEQSFAWACGRLVALSESNSVKPRFDAMQLAATPEARATHLRSLVDLLKSKGLAFDYGALAQDLRSLINPTQKNGVLLRWGRDFSRGVSFKQHADTTAKEI from the coding sequence ATGACGACTCAATACGGAGCCGGTTCCGACGGTCCCCGGCTGCGCGTTGCCGTAGGAGCAACAGCTGACTACTTGCAGTCAAGCTATCTCGGCCTCAGAGACGACCGAGGCAGTTCCGAGGCGAAGGCTGCTCTTGCACAGCTCCGCCGCAACGCATCGTTGTCTGCGTCTGATAACCCGGTAGGTGTCCAGGAAACTCTGCTCCTGCTGAACCCAGGCCTGTCCGAAGGCGAGCTTGGAAAAGGGAACCAGGTCTCTCCTTCGGAGTGGGCGGCATATCAGGCAATGGCCCTCTTCGCTCGCCATATGCAAAGCGCGCGCAACCCTGTCCACACCACGGAGCAAAGCTTCGCGTGGGCGTGCGGTCGCCTTGTGGCCCTGAGTGAATCTAACTCTGTAAAACCCCGGTTCGATGCGATGCAGCTCGCGGCGACGCCCGAAGCGCGAGCAACGCACCTCCGGTCACTCGTCGATCTTTTGAAGAGCAAAGGTCTCGCCTTCGATTACGGGGCGCTCGCCCAAGACCTTCGATCGCTGATCAACCCCACCCAGAAGAATGGCGTCTTGCTCCGTTGGGGGAGAGATTTCTCTCGCGGAGTCTCATTCAAGCAACACGCCGACACAACAGCAAAGGAGATCTGA
- the casA gene encoding type I-E CRISPR-associated protein Cse1/CasA, protein MNSPAFNLLDEPWIIIHDQSGTQHNVGMRQLFDGSARAADIVGDSPTQDYAVLRVLLAVFWRAHYLQLASQLQTRKELDAFDWEDWFTQQRKGYAENFRDSVVLAYLEKWEHRFNLLDPQQPFMQVADLQTGKDTRLPISRIVPEAEHDYFTMRTGSGRASLSFAEAARWLIHTHAYDYSGIKPGAVGDERVKGGKGYPIGTGWTGMTGGTVIRRDSLLETLLFNTTPGVVLGSLEDGGNSKDDLPVWEREPDTAAQRKDPIPRGAIDMATWQSRRIRLYSDGERITEVMVTNGDAIPDAGKNIFHDPMTPYRFSQNQSKKGVEAYYPRPYDLKRTMWRSLDPLVAIESDPGFDAKNRAPKRPQTLEHVGSLSRGAIGEDVLNLTIVSMGYGPQASSVGATLGADVALPAIMLEDNDLATQARVVARAAASAATNAAVSIGWFAGQLLVAAGGDYEFAADAADRFLALLEPRFYEWLKNFDVDDIDESAEQWQRFVALTAVSEADELVAGAGPKALAGRMVPPRNEGESGFILSAGGLRDALTRRLRKDLPLAHPQPETSKKG, encoded by the coding sequence ATGAACTCACCTGCATTCAATTTGCTGGATGAACCATGGATCATCATCCATGATCAAAGCGGTACGCAACACAACGTGGGCATGAGGCAGCTTTTCGACGGGTCAGCCCGCGCGGCGGACATAGTCGGCGACTCACCGACCCAGGATTACGCCGTTCTCCGGGTTCTGCTCGCTGTTTTCTGGCGGGCTCACTATCTCCAGTTGGCATCCCAGCTTCAGACGCGGAAAGAGTTAGATGCGTTTGACTGGGAAGACTGGTTTACGCAGCAGCGCAAAGGGTACGCGGAGAACTTCCGGGACTCCGTTGTCCTGGCGTATTTGGAGAAGTGGGAACACCGTTTCAATCTCTTGGACCCCCAGCAGCCCTTCATGCAGGTCGCTGATCTGCAAACGGGTAAGGACACCCGGCTGCCCATATCAAGAATTGTGCCGGAAGCGGAGCATGACTACTTCACCATGCGCACGGGTTCGGGGCGAGCTTCGCTCTCGTTCGCGGAGGCTGCTCGCTGGCTGATCCACACCCACGCCTACGACTACTCCGGGATTAAGCCCGGGGCCGTGGGCGATGAGCGGGTCAAGGGAGGAAAAGGATACCCGATCGGTACGGGGTGGACTGGTATGACGGGCGGCACCGTCATACGACGGGATTCGCTGCTGGAAACTCTGCTGTTCAATACAACTCCCGGAGTCGTTCTCGGATCCCTCGAAGATGGGGGAAACTCGAAAGACGACCTTCCCGTGTGGGAGCGGGAACCGGACACCGCCGCCCAGCGAAAGGACCCGATTCCGCGCGGGGCAATCGACATGGCCACGTGGCAGAGCCGCCGTATTCGTCTCTACTCAGACGGGGAGCGGATCACGGAAGTGATGGTAACCAACGGAGACGCAATTCCAGACGCGGGGAAAAATATTTTCCACGACCCCATGACCCCGTACAGGTTCAGCCAGAACCAGTCCAAGAAGGGAGTTGAAGCCTACTATCCGCGGCCTTATGACCTGAAAAGGACAATGTGGAGATCACTAGACCCGCTCGTGGCAATTGAATCCGACCCTGGTTTCGATGCAAAGAACCGTGCACCAAAAAGACCCCAGACGTTGGAGCATGTGGGATCGCTTTCCCGGGGTGCTATCGGAGAGGACGTTCTCAACCTGACGATCGTGTCCATGGGGTATGGTCCGCAGGCGTCGTCCGTCGGCGCCACGCTTGGTGCAGACGTGGCGCTCCCGGCGATCATGCTCGAGGACAATGACCTGGCCACTCAGGCGAGGGTCGTAGCCCGCGCTGCCGCATCCGCCGCCACGAACGCGGCTGTAAGTATCGGGTGGTTCGCGGGGCAACTCCTAGTAGCCGCCGGTGGGGATTATGAATTCGCCGCCGATGCTGCGGATCGATTTCTTGCCCTACTCGAGCCGCGCTTCTACGAGTGGCTGAAAAACTTCGATGTGGACGACATCGACGAATCAGCGGAGCAGTGGCAGCGGTTCGTTGCATTGACCGCGGTTTCGGAAGCGGATGAATTGGTCGCGGGCGCCGGACCGAAAGCGCTTGCCGGCAGGATGGTTCCCCCACGTAATGAGGGGGAAAGCGGGTTTATTCTCAGCGCCGGAGGATTGCGGGATGCGCTAACCCGACGGCTGCGCAAGGATCTTCCCCTCGCCCACCCCCAGCCCGAAACCTCGAAGAAAGGGTAG
- a CDS encoding CRISPR-associated helicase/endonuclease Cas3 codes for MELPHSTVEFARSADGWVSARSPQAQAMWAKSGDETGSLSLPQHLIDSACAAAAVFDIWLSEATKRWLSDQLSVSENDVRRLYLWLAGTHDIGKAILSFQLQILGQERSHLVYALSDAGLPLEMNSAERGMDKFPHGVASGILLGNWLAAHGYEERFRAVADAHHGIASSGEDKSGSSALRRYKPEWKRVHAELLDSMAELTEVHNVLGVVRRPKVAALHVLTGLVVMADWIASNQDAFPMVISGSQEQRVREGMSATDLTKPWNPKGLERSGGDVAELFASSFGFQPRPVQEAMAREAGAMDRPGLIILEAETGVGKTEAALAAAEMLGGYSQGIYFAAPTMATANGLLDRVLEWAKRSATGSDISSMYLAHSKNQLSDRFRALRFYGVGTDDVEHAQSRHDANAGRVIASSWMSGRRRGLLSNIVVGTVDQVLMMALKQRYLMLRHVALAGKVVIFDEVHAFDTYTSDYLMRAIRWLSYYGAHVVVMSATLPPERRRALVRAYTEADIPDDAQESYPLITIADSTSVRAIPVEASPTNLTATVSVIGDGEEELRELVGSLLNDGGCALIICNTIARAQETYQLFESVYPGEVELHHAGFIAWQRSQREDVLRDALGPTSHRGSGRPERRVIVATQVAEQSLDIDADVLITDVAPIDLLIQRIGRLHRHQRPDSDRPEMLRAPQVIVRGIVSLDPVPEFDSGAEAIYGRRILLASVAHLPRIFRRPDDIPKLVATVYSADPGVPDEWSEEWKEASEESDKATARAHLRAQTYMTPVPEATKHYHLLFDVPDHTLFSLDREEMGNAQVRDAEPTVEVIPIVEFDDGYVPWGVDQSLLSPESPLDYRTARHLASSTVRLPARITRFERDFEAVISTLERRTPLSWMDSHLLKGQLALPLTRDGVVELGRFSIRYSNELGIEIIDEERG; via the coding sequence ATGGAGCTACCACACTCAACGGTTGAATTCGCGCGTTCTGCGGACGGATGGGTTTCGGCGCGTTCACCGCAAGCGCAGGCGATGTGGGCTAAGTCGGGGGACGAGACCGGAAGTCTCAGCCTCCCGCAGCATCTTATTGATTCAGCCTGCGCGGCCGCAGCGGTTTTTGACATCTGGTTGTCGGAAGCGACCAAGCGGTGGTTGTCCGATCAACTCAGCGTCTCCGAGAATGATGTGCGTCGTTTGTACCTGTGGCTTGCTGGAACCCATGACATTGGGAAAGCCATACTGAGCTTCCAGCTGCAGATTCTCGGCCAAGAGCGGTCGCATCTAGTGTACGCACTGTCGGATGCGGGTCTACCGCTGGAGATGAACTCGGCAGAGCGTGGGATGGACAAGTTCCCCCATGGGGTGGCGTCGGGAATCCTGCTGGGAAACTGGCTGGCGGCTCACGGTTACGAGGAAAGATTTCGTGCGGTGGCGGATGCGCATCATGGAATCGCTTCCAGCGGGGAGGACAAAAGCGGCTCCAGCGCACTGAGGCGCTACAAGCCGGAGTGGAAGCGCGTCCATGCAGAATTACTCGATTCCATGGCGGAGCTGACAGAGGTTCATAACGTATTAGGGGTTGTCCGAAGGCCGAAGGTCGCCGCGCTCCATGTCCTGACCGGGCTCGTGGTGATGGCCGACTGGATTGCCTCGAACCAGGACGCTTTCCCCATGGTCATCAGCGGCTCTCAAGAACAGCGAGTTCGCGAGGGAATGAGTGCGACCGATCTGACTAAGCCGTGGAACCCGAAGGGTTTAGAGCGTTCAGGCGGCGACGTTGCGGAATTGTTTGCATCGTCCTTCGGATTCCAACCAAGGCCCGTTCAAGAAGCAATGGCGCGCGAGGCGGGAGCAATGGACCGTCCAGGCTTGATTATCCTGGAAGCCGAAACGGGCGTAGGCAAGACTGAGGCCGCGCTCGCTGCCGCAGAGATGCTTGGGGGTTACTCGCAGGGGATTTACTTTGCGGCACCCACGATGGCAACAGCGAATGGCTTGCTTGATCGTGTGTTGGAATGGGCCAAGCGCTCAGCGACCGGATCCGACATCTCATCAATGTACCTGGCGCACTCGAAGAATCAGCTCTCCGACAGGTTCCGCGCGCTGCGGTTCTACGGGGTGGGAACGGACGACGTCGAGCACGCGCAATCCCGGCATGACGCGAACGCGGGACGGGTCATCGCCAGCTCGTGGATGAGCGGACGGCGCCGCGGACTGCTTTCCAACATCGTTGTGGGCACGGTCGACCAGGTGCTCATGATGGCACTCAAACAGCGCTATTTAATGCTGCGCCACGTCGCGTTGGCGGGGAAGGTTGTGATTTTCGACGAGGTCCACGCATTCGACACGTATACCTCGGACTATCTCATGAGGGCGATTCGCTGGTTGTCCTACTACGGAGCTCACGTTGTTGTGATGTCGGCGACGCTGCCACCGGAGCGTCGCCGCGCGCTGGTGCGTGCGTACACGGAGGCTGACATCCCAGATGATGCCCAGGAGTCGTATCCACTCATAACGATCGCGGACAGCACATCCGTGCGCGCAATACCGGTGGAAGCGAGCCCGACCAACCTGACCGCGACAGTATCCGTGATTGGTGACGGCGAGGAGGAATTGCGTGAACTCGTCGGAAGCCTGCTCAATGACGGTGGCTGCGCTCTCATCATTTGCAACACAATCGCTCGAGCGCAGGAGACCTACCAGCTCTTCGAATCGGTTTATCCGGGAGAGGTGGAATTGCACCATGCCGGATTCATCGCCTGGCAGCGCTCACAGCGAGAGGACGTGCTGCGCGACGCGCTGGGCCCTACATCCCACCGCGGGAGCGGTCGACCCGAGCGCCGCGTAATCGTTGCCACCCAAGTAGCAGAGCAAAGTCTCGACATTGATGCTGACGTACTGATCACCGATGTTGCGCCGATCGACTTGCTCATCCAGCGTATTGGACGACTCCACCGGCACCAGCGGCCGGACTCCGACAGGCCCGAGATGCTTCGCGCGCCGCAGGTAATTGTGCGCGGGATTGTCAGTCTGGACCCCGTGCCCGAGTTCGATAGTGGCGCCGAGGCCATTTACGGGCGCAGGATTCTCCTGGCGAGTGTCGCCCATTTGCCGCGGATTTTCCGGCGACCCGATGACATCCCAAAGCTCGTTGCAACGGTATACTCCGCCGACCCGGGCGTGCCCGATGAGTGGTCGGAGGAATGGAAAGAAGCGAGCGAAGAAAGCGATAAAGCTACCGCGCGTGCGCATCTGCGGGCGCAAACGTACATGACGCCCGTGCCCGAGGCGACGAAGCACTACCATCTGCTTTTCGACGTCCCGGACCACACCCTTTTCTCCCTAGACCGTGAGGAGATGGGCAACGCGCAGGTCCGCGATGCGGAACCAACAGTCGAAGTTATTCCCATCGTGGAGTTTGATGACGGTTACGTGCCTTGGGGAGTAGACCAATCACTCCTTTCGCCCGAATCACCGTTGGACTACCGCACTGCGCGGCATCTCGCGTCGAGCACCGTCAGGCTTCCTGCGAGGATCACCAGGTTTGAACGAGATTTCGAAGCTGTCATTTCAACTCTTGAAAGACGTACGCCACTTTCGTGGATGGACAGCCACCTTCTTAAAGGTCAACTCGCCCTCCCGCTGACCCGAGACGGTGTCGTAGAGCTGGGGCGCTTTAGTATCCGCTACTCAAACGAGCTCGGAATCGAAATCATTGACGAGGAACGAGGCTGA
- a CDS encoding UDP-glucose dehydrogenase family protein yields the protein MRMTVIGTGYLGATHAACMAELGHEVLGVDVDEGKINQLKAGKVPFFEPGLPEVLERNIEAGRLDFTTDYARAAEFANLHFIGVGTPQQRGSYAADTRYVEAVIDDLVPKLSGRHVIFGKSTVPVGTAAALQERADALVQEGASVEIAWNPEFLREGYAVKDTIEPDRIVLGTRAGDTQAEEVAREVYATPLASGTPFVLTDLQTAELVKVSANAFLATKISFINAVSEVCEIVGADVTQLADAIGYDDRIGRKFLGAGLGFGGGCLPKDIRAFMARAGELGADQALTFLREVDAINMRRRQRVVDLAREELGSLIGRRVTVLGAAFKPNSDDVRDSPALAVAGQLSLAGAAVRVFDPEAMENARRVFPTLDYASSLDDALADAELVILATEWQQFRDLDPAEAGELVQRRLLIDGRNVLDVPAWQAAGWTVRALGRSV from the coding sequence ATGCGTATGACGGTGATTGGTACGGGATATCTCGGCGCGACTCACGCCGCCTGCATGGCAGAGCTTGGCCATGAGGTGCTTGGCGTGGATGTGGACGAGGGCAAGATCAACCAGCTCAAGGCGGGCAAGGTTCCGTTTTTTGAGCCGGGTTTGCCGGAGGTCTTGGAGCGCAACATCGAGGCGGGCCGGTTGGATTTCACCACCGATTACGCCCGTGCGGCCGAGTTTGCCAACCTGCACTTTATTGGTGTGGGTACCCCGCAGCAGCGCGGCTCGTATGCGGCTGACACCCGGTACGTGGAGGCCGTGATTGATGATTTGGTGCCCAAGCTGAGCGGCCGCCACGTCATCTTCGGCAAGTCCACGGTGCCGGTGGGCACGGCGGCGGCGCTGCAGGAGCGCGCCGATGCGCTGGTGCAGGAGGGCGCGTCGGTGGAGATCGCCTGGAACCCGGAGTTTTTGCGGGAGGGGTACGCGGTCAAGGACACGATTGAGCCGGATCGTATTGTGCTGGGCACCCGCGCCGGCGACACCCAGGCCGAGGAGGTCGCCCGCGAGGTGTACGCGACCCCGCTGGCGTCGGGTACGCCGTTTGTGCTGACGGATTTGCAGACCGCTGAGCTGGTGAAGGTGTCGGCGAACGCGTTTTTGGCCACGAAGATCTCGTTTATCAACGCGGTGAGCGAGGTGTGCGAGATTGTGGGTGCCGATGTCACGCAGCTGGCTGATGCGATTGGTTACGACGACCGCATTGGCCGCAAGTTCTTGGGTGCCGGTTTGGGTTTCGGTGGTGGTTGTTTGCCTAAGGACATCCGTGCGTTTATGGCCCGCGCCGGCGAGCTGGGCGCGGATCAGGCCCTCACCTTCCTGCGTGAGGTCGACGCGATTAACATGCGCCGCCGCCAGCGTGTGGTGGATCTGGCGCGTGAGGAGCTCGGCTCGCTCATCGGCCGCCGCGTGACGGTTCTGGGTGCGGCGTTTAAGCCGAATTCGGATGATGTGCGCGATTCGCCGGCGTTGGCCGTGGCGGGTCAGCTGTCGTTGGCGGGTGCGGCGGTGCGGGTGTTCGACCCGGAGGCGATGGAGAATGCGCGCCGCGTGTTCCCGACGTTGGATTACGCGAGCTCGCTTGACGACGCTTTGGCCGACGCCGAGTTGGTCATCCTCGCCACCGAGTGGCAGCAGTTCCGCGACCTCGACCCGGCGGAGGCCGGCGAGTTGGTGCAGCGCCGCCTGCTTATCGACGGCCGCAACGTCCTGGATGTCCCCGCCTGGCAAGCCGCCGGGTGGACCGTGCGCGCCCTGGGTCGAAGCGTGTAG
- the dcd gene encoding dCTP deaminase: MLLSDQDIRAAVESGKLAIEPYDPGLVQPSSIDVRMDKFFRVFNNSRYTHIDPKQEMPDLTTPVEVADGDAFVLHPGEFVLASTLEMFTLPADLAGRLEGKSSLGRLGLLTHSTAGFIDPGFSGHITLELSNVANLPITLWPGMKVGQLALFRMSSPAQMPYGTGTLGSKYQGQRGPTPSKAYLNFRD, encoded by the coding sequence GTGCTTCTTTCGGATCAAGACATTCGCGCCGCCGTGGAATCGGGAAAACTCGCCATTGAGCCGTATGACCCCGGACTGGTGCAGCCGTCGTCGATCGATGTCCGCATGGACAAGTTCTTCCGCGTGTTCAACAACTCGCGCTACACGCACATCGACCCGAAGCAGGAGATGCCCGACCTGACAACTCCGGTCGAGGTTGCGGACGGTGACGCGTTCGTGCTGCATCCTGGTGAGTTCGTGCTCGCCTCCACCTTGGAGATGTTCACCTTGCCTGCCGACCTCGCCGGCCGGCTCGAGGGCAAGTCCTCCCTGGGCCGCCTGGGTTTGCTCACGCACTCCACCGCCGGGTTCATCGACCCGGGCTTTTCCGGCCACATCACCCTCGAGCTGTCCAACGTGGCCAACCTGCCCATCACGCTGTGGCCGGGCATGAAGGTGGGCCAGCTGGCGCTGTTCCGCATGTCCTCCCCGGCGCAGATGCCGTACGGCACGGGCACGCTGGGTTCGAAGTACCAGGGCCAGCGGGGCCCCACGCCTTCCAAGGCGTACTTGAACTTCCGGGACTAG
- a CDS encoding alpha/beta fold hydrolase, whose product MRFTHAALLGMYATGAYLGVKRRPELPFNDPDFVPVHSTPVLYVHGFTSATNTFTVNALHLRSHGYWVWGFDYGMEERASLAAIIPVLHGFGDINALVQELAGNVEKVKEATGSDKVDIVAHSQGGLLTKLYIAGGGAENVRRVVAIGANFHGTDLGGWAERVVPFIRRRPGIAEAVASTSALQQLVNSPFFDTIRDIPDTDPRVVYTSIYTPADRVVTPNSASYLESVDGADVVNVNLEEAYPGFAPVIHSLLPRDPNVAELTRWGLERGPS is encoded by the coding sequence ATGAGATTCACGCACGCGGCGCTTCTGGGGATGTACGCCACAGGCGCCTACTTGGGGGTGAAACGCCGCCCGGAACTCCCCTTCAACGACCCGGACTTCGTGCCCGTCCACTCCACCCCGGTGCTCTACGTGCACGGATTCACGAGCGCGACAAACACGTTTACCGTCAACGCCCTGCACCTGCGCAGCCACGGCTACTGGGTGTGGGGTTTTGACTACGGCATGGAGGAGCGCGCCAGCCTCGCCGCCATCATCCCCGTCCTCCACGGTTTCGGCGACATCAACGCCCTGGTCCAGGAGCTGGCGGGAAACGTGGAGAAGGTCAAGGAGGCGACGGGATCGGACAAGGTCGACATCGTCGCGCACTCGCAGGGCGGTTTGCTGACAAAGCTCTACATCGCCGGCGGCGGGGCGGAAAACGTCCGGCGCGTGGTGGCCATCGGCGCGAACTTCCACGGCACCGATCTCGGTGGCTGGGCCGAGCGCGTCGTCCCCTTCATCCGCCGCCGGCCCGGTATCGCCGAGGCCGTGGCCAGCACGAGCGCCCTGCAGCAGCTGGTGAATTCACCGTTTTTCGACACCATCCGCGACATCCCGGACACCGACCCGCGGGTGGTCTACACCTCCATTTACACCCCCGCCGACAGGGTGGTCACGCCCAATTCGGCCTCCTACCTGGAAAGCGTCGACGGCGCCGATGTGGTCAACGTCAATTTGGAGGAGGCCTACCCCGGCTTCGCTCCCGTCATCCACTCGCTGCTGCCGCGCGACCCGAACGTCGCTGAGCTGACCCGCTGGGGCTTGGAGCGCGGCCCGAGCTAG
- a CDS encoding SUMF1/EgtB/PvdO family nonheme iron enzyme, with protein MRREKSGGAELRAGLTHLLLPQLRVQREVHQRAERAGRPETVYAWGDEYAPGGVIRANTWQGRFPYDNRGWGSTSPVGSFGRNPWGFADLIGNMWEWTSTLYAVGPQRAVAEASASCCAPESARQAARAAATAPGETFPRRVVKGGSHLCAPEYCHRYRPPARQGQSEDSATTHIGFRCAR; from the coding sequence GTGCGCCGGGAGAAGTCGGGGGGCGCCGAACTCCGCGCCGGCCTCACGCATCTTCTTCTCCCGCAGCTCCGTGTCCAGCGGGAGGTCCACCAGCGGGCCGAGCGCGCCGGGCGCCCCGAGACCGTCTACGCGTGGGGCGACGAGTACGCGCCGGGCGGGGTGATCCGCGCCAACACCTGGCAGGGCCGGTTCCCCTACGACAACCGGGGGTGGGGGAGCACCTCGCCCGTAGGCTCGTTCGGGCGCAACCCGTGGGGGTTCGCCGACCTCATCGGCAACATGTGGGAGTGGACGTCGACGCTATACGCGGTGGGTCCCCAGCGCGCGGTCGCCGAGGCGTCCGCCTCCTGCTGCGCGCCCGAGTCCGCCCGGCAGGCCGCGCGCGCCGCGGCGACGGCCCCCGGGGAGACGTTCCCGCGCCGGGTGGTCAAGGGCGGCTCGCACCTGTGTGCGCCGGAATACTGCCACCGCTACCGGCCACCGGCGCGCCAGGGCCAGTCGGAGGATTCCGCGACCACCCACATCGGGTTCCGCTGCGCGCGCTAG